One Sodalinema gerasimenkoae IPPAS B-353 DNA segment encodes these proteins:
- the dcm gene encoding DNA (cytosine-5-)-methyltransferase, whose protein sequence is MQQLNLFESEFVNLAPVPPSLPGATFTFVDLFAGIGGFRIALERLGGQCLGYSEIDAEAIAVYQKNFITPVGSSERNLGDVQKIGKLPESIDLIVGGVPCQPWSIAGKIKGFEDNRGKLWFDVIRIIEQNHPKAFIFENVKGLMEPRHRESLDSIVTELSQRGYEVTFQVLNSYDFGLPQDRDRIFIVGIQTTIKTYSKFRFPEPLGDKPRLYDCIEGVERRPIQKQKFPPEHLFGDRIPASRGRFQKIDELNNFFLFSDVRDGHTTIHSWDLIETSEREKEICLTLLRNRRKKKYGLKDGNPLRFEHLQKLIPDLAVEELEKLVEKKILRHVQSNTIFRDIGYTSDTEEGERLFAPTDIYGTTSEKCYNKYEFVNSKISAGINGVAKIILPHADAIGTLTATGMRDYVATCSLDHQDPNSYKQEFIEKIYKPRKFKPISAQDYARLQGFPDNFMMARREAIARKQFGNAVSVPVVYHLTRSLLNVLSAFGINPSFLVRERG, encoded by the coding sequence GTGCAACAGCTTAATCTGTTTGAATCAGAGTTCGTGAATTTGGCACCGGTTCCCCCCAGTTTACCAGGTGCTACATTTACCTTTGTCGATTTATTTGCGGGGATTGGCGGCTTTAGAATTGCCTTAGAACGTTTGGGGGGTCAATGTTTAGGGTATTCAGAAATTGATGCCGAGGCGATCGCCGTCTATCAGAAAAACTTTATCACTCCTGTTGGTTCTTCTGAACGCAACTTAGGGGATGTGCAAAAAATTGGCAAGTTACCGGAGTCCATTGATCTGATTGTCGGTGGGGTTCCCTGTCAGCCTTGGTCAATTGCGGGGAAAATTAAGGGATTTGAGGATAATCGCGGCAAACTTTGGTTTGATGTGATTCGGATTATTGAACAGAATCACCCTAAAGCTTTTATTTTTGAAAATGTCAAAGGTCTCATGGAACCCCGCCACCGTGAGAGTTTAGATTCGATTGTGACCGAACTGAGTCAACGAGGCTATGAGGTCACGTTTCAGGTTTTGAATTCCTATGATTTTGGCTTACCCCAAGACCGCGATCGCATTTTCATTGTCGGGATTCAAACGACTATCAAGACCTACTCTAAGTTTAGGTTTCCTGAACCCTTAGGTGATAAGCCACGACTCTATGACTGTATTGAGGGGGTAGAACGTCGTCCAATTCAGAAACAGAAATTTCCGCCTGAGCACTTATTTGGCGATCGCATCCCCGCATCCCGAGGGCGTTTTCAAAAAATTGATGAACTGAATAACTTTTTTCTCTTTTCAGATGTCCGAGATGGCCATACCACGATTCACTCTTGGGATTTAATTGAAACCAGTGAACGAGAAAAAGAGATTTGTTTGACCCTACTTCGCAATCGACGCAAGAAGAAATATGGACTCAAAGATGGGAATCCGTTACGTTTTGAGCATTTACAAAAGCTGATTCCTGATTTAGCGGTTGAGGAGTTAGAGAAACTGGTGGAGAAAAAGATATTACGTCACGTTCAATCTAACACCATTTTTCGAGATATTGGCTATACATCTGATACTGAGGAGGGCGAACGGCTGTTCGCCCCTACAGATATCTATGGTACGACTTCTGAAAAATGTTATAACAAATATGAGTTTGTCAATTCAAAAATTTCAGCAGGAATCAATGGTGTGGCTAAAATTATCCTCCCTCATGCTGATGCGATCGGCACGTTGACGGCTACCGGAATGCGAGATTATGTTGCGACCTGTTCGTTAGATCATCAAGACCCCAATAGTTACAAACAGGAGTTTATCGAGAAGATTTATAAGCCAAGAAAATTTAAACCCATTTCGGCCCAGGATTATGCCCGATTACAGGGGTTTCCCGATAACTTCATGATGGCGAGACGAGAGGCCATTGCTCGTAAACAGTTTGGGAATGCGGTATCCGTTCCTGTCGTCTATCATTTGACGCGATCGCTCCTTAATGTGTTGTCAGCCTTCGGGATTAACCCCTCTTTCCTCGTCCGTGAGAGGGGTTAA
- a CDS encoding AAA family ATPase yields MMKTMLPPLTQFRAVLRQHQTRFLPRPWLNQTLTDFCQQHDRGYFTLVGAPGSGKSAWLAHLANTHPQSFYYCAQLPGTDDLDFAQRTLFEALQHLSDGNPEDSDGLSPLLQRASQTLSPGERLLLLLDAVDAIDTRPQPPGSNRLYLPRYLPPGVYVVLSRRPVPPGRAGLLVESPAQTLDLSQFGQLCRQDVRRFLLRELQRGEGAIAPWLNRHQMTAETAATSLSDYCNGNFAVAHHLLQDLRQGVDLAPDGQLSPHLIAAYGDLWDDMAADAEIVQQLQGDGATVEDIAQRLDADEFDVQCALDRLTPYLHHQNQADGSHYGLFHPSFGAFVAQRTGE; encoded by the coding sequence ATGATGAAGACGATGCTGCCGCCACTGACGCAGTTTCGGGCTGTGCTGAGGCAACACCAAACTCGCTTCCTCCCCCGTCCCTGGCTCAACCAAACCCTCACCGACTTCTGCCAACAACACGATCGCGGCTATTTTACCCTCGTCGGCGCACCAGGTAGCGGCAAAAGTGCCTGGCTGGCCCACCTCGCCAACACCCACCCCCAAAGCTTCTACTACTGCGCCCAACTCCCCGGAACCGACGACCTCGACTTTGCCCAGCGCACTCTCTTCGAGGCATTGCAACACCTCAGCGACGGCAACCCCGAGGACAGCGACGGCCTCTCGCCGCTGCTGCAACGGGCCAGCCAAACCCTCTCACCAGGGGAACGGCTGCTGCTGCTTCTCGATGCCGTCGATGCCATCGACACCCGCCCGCAACCCCCCGGTTCTAACCGCCTCTACCTGCCCCGCTATCTGCCGCCTGGGGTGTATGTGGTGCTGTCCCGCCGTCCCGTTCCCCCCGGCCGTGCCGGCCTGCTCGTCGAAAGCCCCGCCCAAACCCTGGACTTGTCCCAGTTTGGCCAACTCTGTCGTCAGGACGTGCGCCGCTTCCTGCTGCGGGAGTTGCAGCGGGGTGAGGGGGCCATCGCGCCTTGGCTGAACCGCCACCAGATGACAGCGGAGACGGCGGCAACTTCCCTGTCGGACTACTGCAACGGCAATTTCGCTGTCGCCCACCATCTCCTCCAGGATTTGCGTCAGGGCGTCGATCTCGCCCCCGACGGCCAACTCTCCCCCCACCTCATCGCCGCCTACGGAGACCTCTGGGATGACATGGCGGCGGATGCGGAGATTGTGCAGCAGCTTCAGGGCGATGGGGCAACGGTGGAGGACATCGCTCAACGCCTCGACGCTGATGAGTTTGATGTGCAATGCGCCCTCGATCGCCTAACCCCCTATCTTCACCATCAGAATCAGGCAGATGGCAGCCACTATGGTCTATTTCACCCCAGTTTTGGGGCATTTGTGGCACAGAGAACTGGCGAGTGA
- a CDS encoding TRADD-N-associated membrane domain-containing protein, which translates to MMNLFSRQQEPNRNDDFKQEVQRELLRQSKQSYNVTVGAIATSYVVTLLGVGLLYTDKIAESAFTASTGTIFSLSSMTSANAKKQELQDLLDELDETP; encoded by the coding sequence ATGATGAATCTCTTTTCTCGCCAACAGGAACCGAACCGCAACGATGACTTCAAACAGGAGGTGCAACGGGAACTTCTCCGGCAGTCTAAACAGAGTTATAACGTGACGGTGGGTGCGATCGCCACCTCCTATGTCGTGACCCTCCTCGGCGTGGGATTGCTGTATACCGACAAAATCGCCGAATCAGCATTCACCGCCAGCACGGGGACGATTTTCAGCCTCAGCAGTATGACCTCAGCCAACGCTAAAAAACAGGAGTTGCAAGACCTCCTCGACGAACTTGACGAAACACCGTAG
- a CDS encoding DUF4230 domain-containing protein, with product MNTPDSLPQSLPRKFAKVLLHPLVVSSVAVAGIAAFQAERLTEKVTEALFPAAPAPVTEVKALLVNQFEGKTELTTAEVLLETVVRTHQDRMFGHLYLGQTVVLYQGVGRVRAGIDLDQLEVKSVDRANGQIHLLLPPPYLVQADLDIDESGILEHHRTWFAPNVETQLYSEAQQTALLQIREQACQDGLLQKADQEAETLIRRILQAAEYTDITIESQLGRSPSCLMNAAR from the coding sequence ATGAATACTCCTGACTCTCTACCCCAGTCTTTACCTCGGAAATTCGCCAAAGTTCTCCTCCATCCCCTCGTGGTGTCCTCCGTCGCCGTCGCGGGCATTGCCGCGTTTCAGGCTGAACGCCTCACGGAGAAAGTCACCGAGGCCCTGTTTCCCGCCGCACCCGCTCCCGTCACGGAGGTGAAAGCCTTACTGGTGAATCAATTTGAGGGAAAAACCGAACTCACCACCGCCGAAGTTCTCCTCGAAACTGTGGTCCGCACCCATCAGGATCGGATGTTTGGTCATCTCTATTTAGGACAAACGGTGGTTCTCTATCAAGGGGTGGGACGAGTTCGCGCTGGAATTGACCTAGACCAATTAGAGGTCAAATCCGTCGATCGCGCTAATGGCCAGATTCACCTTCTCCTCCCCCCGCCCTATCTGGTGCAAGCGGATTTAGATATCGATGAATCGGGCATTTTAGAACATCACCGCACCTGGTTCGCCCCCAATGTTGAGACGCAACTTTACAGTGAGGCCCAACAAACGGCCCTGCTGCAAATTCGCGAACAAGCCTGTCAGGATGGCCTGTTGCAAAAAGCTGATCAGGAAGCCGAAACCCTAATTCGCAGGATTCTACAGGCAGCAGAATACACCGACATTACCATTGAAAGCCAATTGGGGCGATCGCCTAGTTGTCTCATGAACGCCGCACGCTAA
- the purT gene encoding formate-dependent phosphoribosylglycinamide formyltransferase: MKLPQKLMLLGSGELGKEVVIAAQRLGNTVIAVDRYANAPAMQVADIAEVVSMQDGDALERLVKHHQPDYVVPEIEAIRTSKLLDLERQGFRIIPTAAATNYTMNRDRIRELAHTELGVRTPRYGYANDLASLEAISQDLGFPNVVKPVMSSSGKGQSVVHSPEEVFQAWEYAMTGSRGESERVIVEEFIDFEVEITLLTLRQWNGTTLFCPPIGHRQERGDYQESWQPVGLSEVKITQAQEMAKTVTSALGGAGIFGVEFFVTRDEVIFSELSPRPHDTGMVTMVSQNLNEFELHLRAILGLPIPKIEVLSPGASAVILSDRDSDTVFYEGVDEALSQPDVEIRLFGKETARPYRRMGVALAKGDTIEQARQKATQAAAKVRLGYGDKE; this comes from the coding sequence GTGAAACTTCCTCAAAAATTGATGCTGCTCGGTTCCGGTGAACTGGGGAAAGAAGTTGTTATCGCCGCGCAACGGTTAGGAAATACCGTGATTGCGGTCGATCGCTATGCCAATGCGCCGGCCATGCAGGTAGCAGACATTGCTGAAGTGGTTTCCATGCAGGATGGGGATGCGTTGGAGCGGCTGGTGAAACACCATCAGCCGGATTATGTGGTTCCCGAGATTGAAGCTATCCGCACCAGTAAGTTATTGGACTTAGAACGTCAGGGATTTCGCATCATCCCTACGGCGGCGGCCACGAATTACACCATGAACCGTGATCGCATCCGGGAATTGGCCCATACTGAGTTAGGCGTCCGCACCCCTCGTTACGGCTACGCCAATGATTTAGCCAGTTTAGAAGCCATTTCCCAAGACTTAGGATTTCCCAATGTCGTCAAGCCGGTGATGTCCTCCTCGGGGAAAGGCCAATCGGTGGTTCACTCTCCCGAGGAGGTGTTCCAGGCTTGGGAATATGCCATGACGGGATCTCGTGGTGAGAGTGAGCGGGTGATTGTGGAGGAGTTTATTGATTTTGAGGTCGAAATTACCCTCCTGACGCTGCGACAGTGGAATGGAACCACCCTATTTTGTCCCCCCATTGGTCATCGTCAGGAACGAGGGGATTATCAGGAATCTTGGCAGCCGGTGGGATTGTCGGAGGTAAAAATTACCCAGGCCCAGGAGATGGCGAAAACCGTCACCTCGGCCTTGGGGGGGGCAGGAATTTTTGGGGTTGAGTTTTTTGTCACTCGGGATGAGGTAATTTTCTCGGAGTTATCGCCGCGTCCCCATGATACGGGGATGGTGACGATGGTCTCTCAGAACCTCAATGAGTTTGAGTTACATCTGCGGGCTATTTTAGGCCTGCCAATTCCCAAAATTGAGGTGTTGTCCCCAGGCGCGAGTGCGGTGATTTTGAGCGATCGCGATTCGGATACTGTGTTTTATGAGGGGGTGGATGAGGCCCTGTCCCAACCCGATGTGGAGATTCGCCTCTTTGGTAAGGAAACTGCTCGTCCCTATCGTCGCATGGGGGTGGCTCTGGCCAAAGGGGACACCATTGAACAGGCACGTCAGAAAGCAACCCAGGCGGCGGCTAAGGTGCGCTTAGGGTATGGGGATAAGGAATAG
- a CDS encoding Uma2 family endonuclease: MISVTSDDYISPEEYLEREFYSPIKHEYLDGKVYAMAGTGKAHNIISGNLYLLLRNTLHHSPCRTYFADVKVRINEGQRFFYPDLLVTCDPNDDSSLVYVDKPVVIIEVLSESTESFDRGRKFQCYRSIPSLQDYVLVSSQTYMVEVFQRTQDDRWLLDTYQGLEAIARIESLNLDAPLADIYASLDLTPLTDEERGVNPEG, encoded by the coding sequence ATGATTTCTGTAACATCTGACGATTATATCAGTCCAGAAGAGTACCTAGAGCGAGAATTTTATAGCCCCATCAAACATGAATATCTCGATGGGAAAGTTTACGCGATGGCGGGGACAGGGAAAGCCCATAATATCATCAGTGGTAACCTTTACCTTCTCTTGCGTAACACCCTTCACCACTCTCCCTGTCGCACCTACTTTGCCGACGTTAAAGTTAGAATTAATGAGGGACAACGCTTTTTTTATCCTGATTTGCTGGTCACCTGTGATCCCAATGACGACAGCAGTCTCGTTTATGTTGATAAACCTGTAGTCATCATTGAAGTGTTATCTGAATCAACCGAATCGTTTGACCGAGGTAGAAAGTTTCAATGCTATCGGAGTATTCCCAGTTTGCAAGATTATGTTCTGGTGAGTTCCCAAACTTACATGGTTGAGGTATTCCAGCGAACTCAGGACGATCGCTGGCTGTTGGATACCTATCAAGGCTTAGAGGCGATCGCCAGGATTGAAAGCCTAAATCTTGACGCACCCCTGGCGGACATCTACGCCAGCCTGGACTTAACCCCTCTCACGGACGAGGAAAGAGGGGTTAATCCCGAAGGCTGA
- a CDS encoding AAA family ATPase has protein sequence MKPTDIVDPQDWHGCELIPQDFQSLIEEKLKRFCGRKFVFKAFGDFIKKHPCGYFIVIGEAGIGKSAVAAKYVQDHHVPGYFNILAERRNRAELFLKSLRGQLQQRYNLPNSDNADLRELLANVARQLPEGEPLVVVVDALDEVEQEAGENLLHLPKELPDNVYFLLTRRPYSLETKRLTVSAGTATDELDLSGDEYAPHCRRDVEEYLGRWWDEETALQQWTQGRHLSRKEFVETLADKSENNFMYLRYVLPEMVNGNYDSLELTQLPQGLQEYYQTHWVRMGMERAERRMRVMVLFVLVEIGAAVPAQVLADVLDEDILHVQKVLNKEWREYLKLQPEDGEDCYSIYHASFLDFLNGKVELKPTRKLFCEVNQRIADYQEREMEQ, from the coding sequence TTGAAGCCGACCGATATCGTCGATCCGCAAGATTGGCATGGCTGCGAACTAATACCTCAAGACTTCCAATCTTTGATTGAAGAAAAACTAAAGCGTTTCTGCGGGCGAAAGTTTGTCTTTAAAGCCTTCGGGGACTTCATTAAAAAACACCCCTGCGGCTACTTCATAGTCATTGGCGAGGCAGGAATCGGCAAAAGTGCCGTCGCCGCCAAATACGTTCAGGATCACCACGTACCCGGCTATTTCAACATTCTCGCCGAACGTCGCAACCGCGCCGAACTGTTCCTAAAAAGCCTGCGCGGACAACTGCAACAGCGTTACAACCTGCCCAACAGCGACAATGCAGACTTGCGGGAACTGCTGGCAAACGTGGCGCGGCAACTTCCTGAAGGTGAACCGCTGGTGGTGGTAGTGGACGCATTAGATGAGGTGGAACAGGAGGCCGGGGAAAACCTGCTGCACTTGCCCAAAGAACTGCCGGACAATGTCTATTTCCTGCTGACGCGGCGACCCTACAGCCTGGAAACCAAGCGGCTGACGGTCTCGGCGGGAACGGCGACGGACGAACTGGATTTAAGTGGGGACGAGTACGCGCCCCACTGTCGGCGGGATGTGGAGGAGTACCTGGGGCGCTGGTGGGACGAGGAAACGGCATTGCAACAGTGGACCCAGGGGCGACACCTGAGCCGCAAGGAGTTTGTGGAAACCCTGGCGGACAAGAGCGAGAACAACTTTATGTATCTGCGCTACGTGCTGCCGGAGATGGTCAACGGGAACTACGACAGCCTAGAATTGACGCAACTGCCCCAGGGTTTGCAGGAGTATTACCAAACCCACTGGGTGCGGATGGGGATGGAGAGGGCGGAACGGCGGATGCGGGTGATGGTGCTGTTCGTGCTGGTGGAGATTGGGGCGGCGGTTCCGGCGCAGGTGCTGGCGGACGTGCTGGATGAGGACATCCTGCACGTGCAGAAGGTATTGAATAAGGAGTGGCGGGAGTATTTGAAGCTGCAACCCGAAGATGGGGAGGACTGCTACAGCATCTATCACGCCAGTTTCCTGGATTTCTTGAATGGGAAGGTGGAACTGAAGCCGACGCGGAAGCTGTTTTGTGAGGTGAACCAGCGGATTGCTGACTATCAAGAGCGGGAGATGGAACAGTGA
- a CDS encoding WD40 repeat domain-containing protein: MVTVIGSTGQQRLSLEGHSDWVMSVAVTADGSGALSGSRDGTVKVWDLQTGQQRLSLEGHSRGVNSVAVTADGSGALSGSDDGTVKVWDLKTGQDIVCFTADNPIWSCAFSPDGQTIVAGDMGGQVHILRLELPEEA, from the coding sequence GTGGTCACAGTGATTGGGTCAACGGGCCAGCAACGGTTAAGTCTGGAGGGTCACAGTGATTGGGTCATGTCAGTGGCGGTGACGGCGGATGGCTCCGGGGCCCTGTCTGGGTCGCGTGACGGGACGGTAAAGGTCTGGGATTTGCAGACGGGCCAGCAACGGTTAAGCCTGGAGGGTCACAGCCGTGGGGTCAACTCTGTGGCGGTGACGGCGGATGGCTCCGGGGCCCTGTCTGGGTCGGATGACGGCACGGTAAAGGTCTGGGATTTGAAGACGGGCCAGGACATTGTTTGTTTTACAGCAGATAACCCTATCTGGAGCTGCGCTTTTTCACCAGACGGCCAAACCATCGTGGCTGGAGATATGGGCGGACAAGTTCACATCCTGCGCCTGGAACTGCCGGAGGAGGCATGA
- the metH gene encoding methionine synthase — protein MTSAFLERLHSPNRPVLVFDGAMGTNLQVQNLTAEDFGGPEYEGCNEYLVKTKPDAVATVHRGFLDAGADVIETDTFGGTPLVLAEYDLADQSYSLNKAAAELAKSITADYSTPEKPRFVAGSMGPGTKLPTLGHIDFDSLRDAYITQVQGLYDGGVDLFLIETCQDVLQIKAALNAVETVFEQRGQRRPIMVSVTMEQFGTMLVGSEIGAALAILEPYNIDILGLNCATGPDLMKDHIRYLSDHSPFIVSCIPNAGLPENVGGQAHYKLTPLELRMALMHFIEDLGVQVIGGCCGTRPEHIAALAEISRELTPKVRHPHYEAAAASIYSTQTYEQDNSFLIIGERLNASGSKKMRTLLNNEDWDGLVALARSQEREGAQILDVNVDYVGRDGVQDMHELVSRLVNNVKLPLMLDSTEWQKMEAGLKVAGGKCLLNSTNYEDGEERFYKVLEIAKQYGAGVVIGTIDEEGMARTADKKFEIAKRAYYAAIEFGIPARELFFDPLALPVSTGIEEDRENGKATIESIRRIRQELPECHITLGVSNISFGLNAAARQVLNSVFLHDAMEAGLDSAIVSASKILPLAKIDPDHQEICRKLIYDQREFDGDVCTYDPLGVLTTLFQGKSAKKTEAIDKNLPIEEQLKQHIIDGERIGLEESLEKARQDYEPLHIINVFLLDGMKVVGELFGSGQMQLPFVLQSAQTMKAAVAYLEPYMDKEDSDGRGKGTFLIATVKGDVHDIGKNLVDIILSNNGYKVVNLGIKQPVENIIQAYREHGADCIAMSGLLVKSTAFMKDNLERFNEEGITVPVILGGAALTPKFVYKDCQNTYKGKVVYGKDAFADLHFMDKLMPAKAEGNWDDLQGFLDEVALEEEAAESDSPTDTSESSQESETPQVVEIDTRRSEAVDVDIDRPQPPFWGTKILTPEDIPLEELFWYLDLQALIAGQWQFRKPREQSREEYDAFLEKEVYPILDHWKRRIVEENLLHPTIIYGYFPCQSEGNSLHVYYPEEAEAGQLGEPAATFSFPRQRSLRRLCLSDFFAPKESGVIDVFPMQAVTVGEIATKFAHELFAANEYTDYLYYHGMAVQVAEAMAEWIHARIRRELGYGHLEPDNVRDVLAQRHQGSRYSFGYPACPKVSDQYRQLELMGTDRIGMFMDESEQLYPEQSTTAFVVYHPVAKYFSA, from the coding sequence ATGACTAGCGCCTTCCTCGAACGCCTCCATAGTCCTAACCGTCCCGTTCTCGTCTTCGACGGTGCTATGGGAACCAACCTACAAGTGCAAAACCTGACCGCCGAGGACTTCGGTGGGCCAGAGTACGAAGGCTGCAACGAATACCTGGTCAAAACCAAACCCGATGCTGTCGCCACAGTGCATCGCGGTTTCCTCGACGCGGGGGCTGATGTCATCGAAACTGATACCTTCGGCGGAACTCCCCTCGTCCTCGCCGAATACGACCTCGCCGACCAATCTTACTCCCTCAACAAAGCCGCCGCCGAACTGGCTAAAAGCATCACCGCCGACTATTCAACCCCCGAGAAACCCCGCTTCGTTGCCGGTTCCATGGGACCCGGAACCAAACTCCCCACCCTGGGCCATATCGACTTCGACAGTCTCCGGGATGCCTATATCACCCAAGTTCAGGGCCTCTACGATGGCGGGGTTGACCTATTCCTGATTGAAACCTGTCAGGATGTGCTGCAAATTAAAGCCGCTCTCAACGCCGTGGAAACCGTCTTTGAACAACGGGGCCAACGTCGTCCGATTATGGTGTCCGTCACCATGGAACAGTTCGGAACCATGCTGGTGGGGTCCGAAATTGGCGCTGCTTTGGCAATTCTCGAACCCTATAACATCGATATTCTGGGTCTCAACTGCGCCACCGGTCCCGACTTGATGAAAGACCATATCCGCTATCTGTCGGACCATTCCCCCTTCATCGTCTCCTGTATCCCCAACGCCGGACTCCCGGAAAACGTCGGCGGCCAAGCTCACTATAAACTAACTCCTCTGGAACTGCGGATGGCCTTGATGCACTTCATCGAGGACTTGGGGGTGCAGGTGATTGGCGGCTGCTGCGGAACTCGTCCTGAACATATCGCGGCCTTAGCCGAGATTAGCCGAGAGCTGACCCCGAAAGTGCGTCACCCCCATTATGAAGCCGCCGCCGCTTCGATTTATAGTACCCAAACCTATGAGCAGGATAATTCCTTCCTGATTATTGGCGAACGCCTCAACGCCAGTGGGTCTAAGAAAATGCGGACGCTGCTCAATAATGAGGATTGGGATGGTTTGGTGGCCCTGGCGCGATCGCAGGAACGCGAAGGCGCACAAATCCTCGATGTTAACGTCGATTACGTGGGCCGAGATGGGGTGCAAGATATGCACGAACTCGTGTCACGTTTGGTCAATAATGTCAAGCTGCCGTTGATGTTGGATTCCACAGAATGGCAGAAGATGGAAGCGGGGTTAAAGGTGGCCGGTGGAAAATGTCTGCTGAACTCCACCAACTACGAAGATGGCGAAGAACGCTTCTATAAAGTCCTGGAAATTGCCAAGCAGTACGGCGCGGGGGTGGTGATTGGGACCATCGACGAGGAGGGAATGGCCCGAACCGCCGACAAGAAATTTGAAATCGCCAAACGGGCCTACTACGCCGCCATTGAGTTTGGGATTCCGGCCCGAGAACTATTTTTTGACCCCCTGGCCCTTCCCGTCTCCACAGGGATTGAGGAAGACCGGGAAAATGGTAAAGCCACCATTGAATCTATCCGTCGCATTCGTCAGGAACTCCCGGAATGTCATATTACCCTGGGGGTGTCTAATATCTCCTTTGGCTTGAATGCGGCGGCGCGACAGGTTCTCAATTCCGTATTTCTCCATGATGCCATGGAAGCGGGATTAGATTCAGCCATTGTCAGCGCCAGCAAGATTTTACCCCTGGCTAAGATTGACCCCGACCATCAGGAGATCTGCCGCAAACTGATTTATGATCAACGGGAGTTTGATGGGGATGTCTGTACCTATGACCCCCTGGGAGTGTTAACAACCCTGTTTCAAGGGAAATCGGCCAAGAAAACCGAAGCCATTGATAAGAATCTTCCCATTGAGGAACAGCTTAAACAGCATATTATTGATGGGGAGCGAATTGGCTTAGAGGAGTCATTGGAAAAAGCGCGTCAAGACTATGAACCGTTGCATATTATCAATGTCTTCCTCCTGGATGGGATGAAAGTCGTTGGGGAGTTATTTGGGTCGGGACAAATGCAACTTCCCTTTGTCTTACAGTCGGCGCAAACTATGAAAGCGGCGGTGGCTTATCTGGAACCTTATATGGATAAGGAGGACTCCGATGGTCGCGGTAAGGGAACCTTTTTGATTGCAACAGTTAAGGGAGATGTCCATGATATTGGCAAGAATTTAGTCGATATTATTCTTTCCAATAATGGCTATAAGGTTGTTAATTTGGGAATCAAACAACCGGTGGAAAACATCATTCAAGCCTATCGAGAACATGGTGCGGATTGTATTGCCATGAGTGGCTTGTTGGTGAAATCGACGGCATTTATGAAGGATAATTTGGAGCGGTTTAATGAGGAGGGAATTACCGTTCCGGTGATTTTAGGGGGGGCGGCACTTACGCCTAAGTTTGTTTATAAGGACTGTCAAAACACCTATAAGGGCAAGGTTGTTTATGGCAAAGATGCCTTTGCTGACTTGCATTTTATGGACAAGTTAATGCCAGCCAAAGCTGAGGGCAATTGGGATGATTTGCAGGGCTTTTTGGATGAAGTGGCGTTAGAGGAGGAGGCCGCTGAATCAGACAGTCCCACTGACACCTCAGAGTCCTCCCAGGAGTCAGAAACGCCTCAAGTGGTGGAAATCGATACTCGCCGTTCCGAGGCGGTAGATGTGGATATCGATCGCCCCCAACCGCCATTCTGGGGAACCAAGATTCTCACCCCGGAGGATATCCCCCTAGAGGAGTTATTCTGGTATTTGGATTTACAGGCTTTGATTGCGGGACAATGGCAATTCCGCAAACCTCGGGAACAGTCTCGGGAGGAGTATGATGCTTTCCTAGAGAAAGAGGTCTATCCCATTCTGGACCATTGGAAGCGGCGGATTGTCGAGGAAAATCTCCTACATCCGACGATTATTTATGGCTATTTCCCCTGTCAGTCGGAGGGGAATTCCCTTCATGTGTATTACCCGGAAGAGGCGGAAGCGGGCCAGTTAGGGGAACCAGCGGCGACGTTTAGTTTTCCCCGTCAGCGATCGCTACGGCGGTTGTGTTTATCGGACTTCTTTGCACCTAAGGAGAGTGGGGTGATTGATGTCTTCCCCATGCAGGCGGTAACGGTAGGAGAAATCGCCACGAAGTTCGCCCATGAACTGTTTGCGGCCAATGAGTACACGGATTATCTCTATTATCACGGCATGGCGGTACAGGTCGCCGAGGCCATGGCCGAGTGGATTCACGCTCGCATTCGCCGGGAGTTGGGGTATGGTCATCTCGAACCGGATAATGTGCGGGATGTGTTAGCGCAACGCCATCAGGGGTCACGCTATAGTTTTGGCTATCCGGCTTGTCCGAAGGTGTCGGATCAGTATCGCCAGTTGGAGTTAATGGGAACCGATCGCATCGGGATGTTTATGGATGAGAGTGAACAACTCTATCCTGAACAGTCCACGACGGCGTTTGTGGTGTATCACCCGGTGGCGAAGTACTTTAGTGCTTGA